From a single Natronorubrum tibetense GA33 genomic region:
- a CDS encoding 3-hydroxyacyl-CoA dehydrogenase/enoyl-CoA hydratase family protein → MSLDSIDRVAVLGAGNMGHGITEVTAMAGYDVTMRDIKDEFVEDGYESIAWSLEKLEEKDLIDESADEVLGRIETTTDLEEAVADADLVIEAAPENLDLKHDIFSDLEEYCDEETLLATNTSSLPISDIAEVVDTSERVLGLHFFNPPVKMDLVEVIYGEDTSDEAAEAGYEWVESIDKTPIYVRKDVRGFVVNTIVGPFGGEPAFMVSEGEATIREADATMAHERGYPMGPFELGDLTGIDVGYHVRKEGGSPIPPITEEKVEAEELGQKTGKGFYDYEDGDGADYQPDDEGDFDWLRVEARMINRAAFLVGEGVAKPEEVDTGVQLGLGFPEGICRRADKIGLDKVLEKLETLYEETGSDRFEPHPYLEELVEEGKTGEEAGEGFYEYDGDDGGLDSYHDLNAELEDGVLRVELDRPSRMNALSGDLLKEIDDLFSSVDTDEVRCAVIEGAGDRAFSAGADISGFSGVEPTDLMDVTPAFETVNDFPRPVVAKVDGYCLGAGLELALACDLRLATERSEFGAPEINLGLIPGGGGTQRLLRVLGETRAKEMVFRGEHIDADRAEDWGLINRSVDREAFEDTVDEFVDDLRNGPPIGLEVAKKVMNEGEDASLEAALTMESQGFGLLTSTDDVLEGTMAFAEDREPEFEGE, encoded by the coding sequence ATGTCACTGGACAGCATCGACCGCGTCGCCGTGCTGGGCGCGGGCAACATGGGACACGGGATCACCGAAGTGACCGCGATGGCCGGCTACGATGTCACGATGCGCGACATCAAAGACGAGTTCGTCGAGGACGGCTACGAATCGATCGCCTGGAGCCTCGAGAAACTCGAGGAGAAGGACCTGATCGACGAATCCGCCGACGAGGTTCTCGGCCGGATCGAGACGACGACCGACCTCGAGGAGGCCGTCGCCGACGCCGACCTCGTCATCGAGGCCGCGCCCGAGAACCTCGACCTGAAACACGACATCTTCAGCGATCTCGAGGAGTACTGCGACGAGGAGACGCTGCTCGCGACGAACACCTCGAGCCTGCCGATTTCGGACATCGCTGAGGTCGTCGACACGTCCGAGCGCGTGCTCGGCCTGCACTTCTTCAACCCGCCGGTCAAGATGGACCTCGTCGAGGTCATCTACGGCGAAGACACCAGCGACGAGGCGGCCGAAGCCGGCTACGAGTGGGTCGAGTCGATCGACAAGACGCCGATCTACGTCCGCAAGGACGTCCGCGGCTTCGTCGTCAACACCATCGTCGGCCCCTTCGGCGGCGAACCCGCGTTCATGGTCTCGGAGGGCGAGGCGACGATTCGGGAGGCCGACGCCACCATGGCCCACGAGCGCGGCTACCCGATGGGGCCGTTCGAACTCGGCGACCTGACTGGCATCGACGTCGGCTATCACGTCCGCAAGGAGGGTGGCAGCCCGATCCCGCCGATCACGGAGGAGAAGGTCGAAGCCGAGGAACTCGGCCAGAAGACCGGCAAGGGCTTTTACGACTACGAGGACGGCGACGGCGCAGACTACCAGCCCGACGACGAGGGCGACTTCGACTGGCTGCGCGTCGAGGCTCGCATGATCAACCGCGCGGCCTTCCTCGTCGGCGAGGGCGTCGCCAAACCCGAAGAAGTTGACACCGGCGTCCAACTCGGTCTGGGCTTCCCCGAAGGGATCTGTCGCCGGGCCGATAAGATCGGTCTCGACAAGGTTCTCGAGAAGCTCGAGACCCTGTACGAGGAGACCGGCTCCGACCGCTTCGAGCCACACCCGTACCTCGAGGAACTCGTCGAGGAGGGCAAGACCGGCGAGGAGGCCGGCGAAGGCTTCTACGAGTACGACGGCGACGACGGCGGACTCGACTCCTATCACGACCTCAACGCGGAACTCGAGGACGGCGTGTTGCGAGTCGAACTCGACCGGCCGTCTCGCATGAACGCCCTCTCGGGCGACCTGCTCAAGGAAATCGACGACCTGTTCTCGTCGGTCGACACCGACGAGGTTCGGTGTGCGGTAATCGAGGGGGCGGGCGACCGCGCGTTCAGCGCCGGGGCGGATATCTCCGGCTTTAGCGGCGTCGAACCGACCGACCTGATGGACGTCACGCCGGCCTTCGAGACGGTCAACGACTTCCCGCGGCCCGTCGTCGCGAAAGTCGACGGCTACTGTCTCGGTGCCGGACTCGAACTCGCACTGGCCTGCGATCTGCGACTCGCAACCGAGCGCTCGGAGTTCGGTGCTCCAGAGATCAATCTCGGCCTGATCCCCGGCGGCGGCGGTACGCAACGACTCCTCCGCGTTCTCGGCGAAACTCGCGCGAAAGAGATGGTCTTCCGCGGCGAACACATCGACGCCGACCGCGCCGAAGACTGGGGCCTGATCAACCGATCCGTCGATCGCGAGGCGTTCGAGGACACCGTCGACGAGTTCGTCGACGACCTCCGTAACGGCCCGCCGATCGGCCTCGAAGTTGCCAAGAAGGTCATGAACGAGGGCGAAGACGCGAGCCTCGAGGCCGCCCTGACCATGGAGAGCCAGGGCTTCGGGCTCTTGACCAGCACGGACGACGTACTCGAGGGGACCATGGCATTCGCCGAGGATCGCGAGCCCGAGTTCGAAGGCGAGTAG
- a CDS encoding phosphotransferase family protein encodes MSENYYERLVDEDALAAYLEKHLGEADDYDVERHQEGHSNETLFVTWGDRELVIRRPPPGETADTAHDVIREYSVMNAVADTDVPVPTPVLACEDHDIIGSDFYVMDRLEGDVLREDEPERFAEPEQRERIGEELVDTLAKIHRLDYEEIGLGEFGRPAGYTQRQVDRWSKQLSWAFEVTEDEREVPVLYEVGDWLRDNVPEDHPHTLVHGDYKLDNVMFAPGGGRNASPNGRAGDAREQLPELIAVFDWEMSTLGDPRADLGWMLSYWRDAKDPEPSIPELTTRFMERKGYSSRPELVSRWEDLTGLEFEHERFYRTLAVYKLAGLGEMFFRRYLEGNSDNPMYPKMEERVPALADRAKRIIDGDEPL; translated from the coding sequence ATGAGCGAGAACTACTACGAACGTCTCGTCGACGAGGACGCACTCGCCGCGTACCTCGAGAAGCACCTCGGAGAGGCGGACGACTACGACGTCGAGCGGCATCAGGAAGGGCATTCGAACGAAACGCTGTTCGTCACGTGGGGTGACCGCGAACTGGTCATCCGCCGGCCGCCGCCGGGTGAGACTGCCGACACGGCCCACGACGTCATCCGGGAGTACAGCGTAATGAATGCGGTCGCCGACACCGATGTCCCGGTACCCACCCCGGTACTCGCCTGCGAGGACCACGACATCATCGGCAGCGACTTCTACGTCATGGATCGACTCGAGGGCGACGTGCTCCGGGAGGACGAACCGGAGCGGTTCGCCGAACCCGAGCAGCGCGAACGGATCGGCGAGGAACTCGTCGACACGCTCGCGAAGATCCACCGACTCGATTACGAGGAGATCGGTCTCGGCGAGTTCGGCCGGCCAGCCGGCTACACCCAGCGCCAGGTCGACCGCTGGAGCAAACAGCTGTCGTGGGCGTTCGAGGTCACCGAAGACGAACGGGAGGTACCCGTCCTCTACGAGGTCGGCGACTGGCTCAGGGACAACGTCCCCGAGGACCACCCACACACGCTCGTCCACGGCGACTACAAACTCGACAACGTCATGTTCGCGCCGGGCGGGGGACGCAACGCGTCCCCGAACGGGCGAGCGGGCGATGCCCGCGAGCAGCTGCCCGAACTGATCGCCGTCTTCGACTGGGAGATGTCCACCCTCGGCGACCCGCGCGCCGATCTGGGCTGGATGCTCTCCTACTGGCGCGACGCGAAGGATCCCGAGCCGTCGATCCCCGAACTCACCACCCGATTCATGGAGCGGAAGGGGTACTCCAGCCGACCCGAACTCGTTTCCCGCTGGGAGGACCTCACCGGGCTCGAGTTCGAACACGAGCGGTTCTACCGCACGCTCGCCGTCTACAAGCTGGCCGGTCTCGGCGAGATGTTCTTCCGACGGTATCTCGAGGGCAACAGCGACAACCCGATGTACCCAAAGATGGAAGAACGGGTTCCGGCGCTGGCCGATCGCGCGAAGCGGATCATCGACGGCGACGAGCCGCTCTAA
- a CDS encoding PaaI family thioesterase, whose product MSPEPEPEPKPDPSTDWPEWASFVERHGYLSWLDISVDQLEDGTAVLTIDHDEEFENPVGNDGYDPVHGGIVATLIDTASAFALRTTFEVPSQARLTTTDLNVSYLRPATGNLRAEASVVRAGGTTGVTEVSVTGSDGEAAVGRTTYRLFRDTDVGENET is encoded by the coding sequence ATGTCGCCGGAACCTGAACCGGAGCCGAAACCGGATCCATCGACCGACTGGCCCGAGTGGGCGTCGTTCGTCGAGCGCCACGGCTATCTGTCGTGGCTCGACATCAGTGTCGACCAACTCGAGGACGGGACGGCCGTCCTGACCATCGACCACGACGAAGAGTTCGAGAATCCGGTCGGAAACGACGGCTACGATCCGGTCCACGGCGGCATCGTCGCGACCCTGATCGATACCGCCAGCGCGTTTGCACTGCGGACGACCTTCGAGGTGCCGAGTCAGGCGCGCCTGACGACGACCGACCTCAACGTCTCGTATCTCCGCCCGGCGACGGGTAATCTCCGCGCCGAAGCGTCCGTAGTACGAGCCGGCGGGACGACCGGTGTCACGGAGGTCTCCGTCACCGGTTCCGACGGCGAGGCAGCCGTCGGTCGGACCACGTATCGGCTGTTTCGGGACACGGACGTGGGCGAGAACGAGACGTAA